In the genome of Kitasatospora cathayae, one region contains:
- a CDS encoding ATP-dependent 6-phosphofructokinase: MRIGVLTSGGDCPGLNAVIRSVVHRGTDVHGDEIVGIQDGFLGLIEGRTRPVSHDDVTGLLTLGGTILGSARVRRERIVWAVENATTLARDIGIDALIAIGGEGTLTAAKLFSDAGLPVVAVPKTIDNDIDATDVTFGFDTAVHVATEAIDRLKTTAESHQRVMVVELMGRHTGWITLTAGMAGGAHGILIPEKPFDIEAVARMVEDRFDRGKKFAIIAVAEGAAPMPGTMRFDHGDVDQYGHRTFGGIGNRLAHELENLLGKEARPVILGHTQRGGTPTARDRVLASRFGWHAVEAVHRGAFGHFTALRRTEIELLPIGAAVSRLKTVPEDRWAESEAVL; encoded by the coding sequence ATGCGCATCGGTGTACTGACCAGCGGCGGCGACTGCCCCGGCCTCAACGCGGTGATCCGCTCGGTCGTGCACCGGGGCACGGACGTCCACGGCGACGAGATCGTGGGCATCCAGGACGGCTTCCTCGGCCTGATCGAGGGCCGCACCCGGCCGGTCTCGCACGACGACGTCACCGGTCTGCTCACCCTCGGCGGCACCATCCTGGGCTCGGCCCGGGTGCGGCGCGAGCGGATCGTCTGGGCGGTGGAGAACGCCACGACGCTGGCCCGGGACATCGGCATCGACGCGCTGATCGCGATCGGCGGCGAGGGAACGCTGACCGCCGCCAAGCTGTTCAGCGACGCCGGGCTGCCGGTCGTCGCGGTGCCCAAGACCATCGACAACGACATCGACGCCACCGACGTCACCTTCGGCTTCGACACCGCGGTGCACGTGGCGACCGAGGCGATCGACCGGCTGAAGACCACCGCGGAGTCCCACCAGCGGGTCATGGTGGTGGAGTTGATGGGCCGGCACACCGGCTGGATCACCCTCACCGCGGGCATGGCGGGCGGCGCCCACGGGATCCTGATCCCGGAGAAGCCCTTCGACATCGAGGCGGTGGCCCGGATGGTCGAGGACCGCTTCGACCGCGGCAAGAAGTTCGCCATCATCGCCGTCGCCGAGGGCGCCGCCCCGATGCCCGGCACCATGCGCTTCGACCACGGCGACGTCGACCAGTACGGCCACCGGACCTTCGGCGGGATCGGCAACCGGCTCGCCCACGAGCTGGAGAACCTGCTCGGCAAGGAGGCCCGCCCGGTCATCCTCGGCCACACCCAGCGCGGCGGCACCCCGACCGCCCGGGACCGGGTGCTCGCCTCGCGCTTCGGCTGGCACGCGGTGGAGGCCGTCCACCGGGGCGCGTTCGGGCACTTCACCGCGCTGCGCCGGACCGAGATCGAGCTGCTGCCGATCGGCGCCGCGGTGAGCCGGCTGAAGACGGTGCCGGAGGACCGCTGGGCGGAGTCCGAGGCGGTGCTCTGA
- the thiD gene encoding bifunctional hydroxymethylpyrimidine kinase/phosphomethylpyrimidine kinase encodes MSSTAPPRVLTIAGSDSGGGAGIQADLKAMLALGVHGMSVITAVTAQNSLGVQGYWELPAEAVRAQFRSVVDDIGVQAVKTGMLASIELVETVADLLSGVDAPVVVDPVGVSKHGDALLAAEAVATVREKLLPVATVVTPNLHEVTQLTGRTVEDESQMLAAAEALLDLGPRWVLVKGGHLAGEAADLLYGGPGEVHWYRAPRYDNRHTHGTGCTLASSIAAGLAKGESLPEAVGSAKEYITGAIAGGFALGAGIGPVDHAWRWR; translated from the coding sequence ATGTCTTCCACCGCACCCCCGCGCGTCCTCACGATCGCCGGCTCCGACTCCGGCGGCGGCGCCGGCATCCAGGCCGACCTCAAGGCGATGCTCGCCCTCGGCGTCCACGGCATGAGCGTGATCACCGCCGTCACCGCGCAGAACTCGCTCGGCGTCCAGGGCTACTGGGAACTGCCCGCCGAGGCCGTCCGGGCGCAGTTCCGCAGCGTGGTGGACGACATCGGGGTGCAGGCCGTCAAGACCGGCATGCTCGCCTCGATCGAGCTGGTCGAGACCGTCGCCGACCTGCTCTCCGGGGTGGACGCCCCGGTGGTGGTCGACCCGGTCGGCGTCTCCAAGCACGGGGACGCGCTGCTGGCCGCCGAGGCGGTGGCCACCGTCCGGGAGAAGCTGCTGCCGGTCGCCACCGTGGTCACCCCCAACCTGCACGAGGTGACGCAGCTCACCGGCCGGACCGTCGAGGACGAGTCGCAGATGCTGGCCGCCGCCGAGGCGCTGCTGGACCTCGGGCCGCGCTGGGTGCTGGTCAAGGGCGGCCACTTGGCGGGCGAGGCCGCCGACCTGCTGTACGGCGGGCCCGGCGAGGTGCACTGGTACCGCGCGCCGCGCTACGACAACCGGCACACCCACGGCACCGGCTGCACCCTGGCCAGCTCGATCGCGGCCGGCCTGGCCAAGGGCGAGTCGCTGCCCGAGGCGGTGGGCTCGGCCAAGGAGTACATCACCGGCGCGATCGCCGGGGGCTTCGCGCTGGGCGCCGGGATCGGCCCGGTGGACCACGCCTGGCGCTGGCGCTAG
- the rpmB gene encoding 50S ribosomal protein L28, giving the protein MAANCDVCGKGPGFGNSISHSHRRTPRRWNPNIQTVRAVIGRTPKRLNVCTSCIKAGKVSR; this is encoded by the coding sequence GTGGCTGCCAACTGCGACGTCTGCGGCAAGGGGCCGGGCTTCGGCAACAGCATCTCCCACTCTCACCGCCGTACCCCCCGTCGTTGGAACCCCAACATCCAGACGGTGCGCGCTGTGATTGGGCGGACGCCGAAGCGGCTCAACGTCTGCACCTCGTGCATCAAGGCCGGTAAGGTCTCGCGCTGA
- a CDS encoding DAK2 domain-containing protein has protein sequence MLHTLDAPAVRTWCQLALRALGQAREEIDALNVYPVPDGDTGTNLYLTVESAAAEVESRFTDPAADPAPGLADTVRAMARGALIGARGNSGVILAQWLRGTAEQLAQGGGAEQLRAALQRAADSAYQAVAEPVEGTLLTVARVAAREAVRAGDGLAQVAETAHRAARDALRHTPEQLAVLAENGVVDAGGRGLVAVLGALADAVAGQQPMGPVALRADVRAVESCEVHLRPPGPGHPAFEVIYLLDAPDEALPGLRERLGGLGDSLVIGGGDGLWNVHVHVDDAGAAVEAGVEAGRPHQIRITHFAEAAARAGTAAERGEREERARAVLSVVSGEGLAELCEQAGAVVLHADPDRRPASAELADAVRGSGAREVVLLLNDPELRAAAGAAADQLREEGVRIAVLPTRSPVQGLAALAVHEGGRRFDEDVVAMTSAAGATRYAELAVAEGESWTMAGVCQAGDVLGLIDGDVAVIGAGLAEVGESVLDRMLGAGGELVTLILGEGADRALADRLVAHVRQQRPEVDSVVFHGGQESTPLLIGVE, from the coding sequence GTGCTGCACACGCTCGACGCCCCGGCCGTGCGCACCTGGTGCCAGCTCGCCCTGCGCGCGCTCGGCCAGGCCCGCGAGGAGATCGACGCGCTCAACGTCTACCCCGTCCCGGACGGCGACACCGGCACCAACCTCTACCTGACCGTCGAGTCCGCCGCCGCCGAGGTGGAGAGCCGCTTCACCGACCCCGCCGCCGACCCGGCGCCCGGACTGGCCGACACCGTCCGGGCGATGGCCCGCGGCGCGCTGATCGGCGCCCGCGGCAACTCCGGGGTGATCCTCGCCCAGTGGCTGCGCGGCACCGCCGAGCAGCTCGCCCAGGGCGGCGGCGCCGAACAGCTGCGGGCCGCCCTGCAGCGGGCCGCCGACTCCGCGTACCAGGCCGTCGCGGAGCCCGTCGAGGGCACCCTGCTCACCGTCGCCCGGGTCGCCGCCCGGGAGGCGGTACGGGCCGGGGACGGGCTCGCGCAGGTCGCCGAGACCGCCCACCGGGCCGCCCGGGACGCACTGCGGCACACCCCCGAGCAGCTCGCCGTCCTGGCCGAGAACGGGGTGGTGGACGCCGGCGGGCGCGGCCTGGTGGCCGTCCTCGGCGCGCTGGCCGACGCCGTCGCCGGGCAACAGCCGATGGGGCCGGTCGCGCTGCGCGCGGACGTCCGGGCGGTGGAGAGCTGCGAGGTGCACCTGCGGCCGCCCGGCCCCGGTCACCCCGCCTTCGAGGTCATCTATCTGCTGGACGCGCCGGACGAGGCGCTGCCCGGGCTGCGCGAGCGGCTCGGCGGGCTCGGCGACTCCCTGGTGATCGGCGGCGGCGACGGCCTGTGGAACGTGCACGTCCACGTGGACGACGCGGGCGCCGCGGTGGAGGCCGGGGTCGAGGCCGGGCGCCCGCACCAGATCCGGATCACCCACTTCGCGGAGGCCGCCGCCCGGGCCGGCACCGCCGCCGAGCGCGGCGAACGCGAGGAGCGGGCCCGCGCGGTGCTCTCCGTGGTCTCCGGCGAGGGGCTGGCCGAGCTGTGCGAGCAGGCCGGCGCCGTCGTCCTGCACGCCGACCCGGACCGCCGCCCGGCCAGCGCCGAACTCGCCGACGCCGTGCGCGGCTCGGGCGCCCGCGAGGTGGTGCTGCTGCTCAACGACCCCGAACTGCGCGCCGCCGCCGGGGCCGCCGCCGACCAGCTGCGCGAGGAGGGCGTGCGGATCGCCGTACTGCCCACCCGTTCCCCGGTGCAGGGCCTCGCGGCGCTCGCGGTGCACGAGGGCGGGCGCCGCTTCGACGAGGACGTGGTCGCCATGACCTCCGCCGCCGGGGCCACCCGGTACGCCGAACTCGCCGTCGCCGAGGGGGAGTCCTGGACCATGGCCGGGGTCTGCCAGGCCGGTGACGTGCTCGGCCTGATCGACGGCGACGTCGCGGTGATCGGCGCCGGACTGGCCGAGGTCGGCGAGAGCGTGCTGGACCGGATGCTCGGCGCGGGCGGCGAACTCGTCACCCTGATCCTCGGCGAGGGCGCCGACCGGGCGCTCGCCGACCGGCTGGTGGCGCACGTCCGGCAGCAGCGGCCGGAGGTGGACTCGGTGGTCTTCCACGGCGGCCAGGAGTCCACGCCCTTGCTGATCGGGGTCGAGTAG
- the recG gene encoding ATP-dependent DNA helicase RecG translates to MGALDEPLTKLVGDRTAKVLADSLKLRTVGDLLHHYPRRYVERGQLTSLDELEIDEHVTVLARIEKVTLIPFRGRKGDRLEVVVTDGRSRLSLVFFNQGWRQKELRAGAQGLFAGKVGVFNRTRQLVSPDYQLLDEDATASTGAGSAAQQFAGRLIPVYGASAQMPSWKLSICVETALTKHLGDVGEPLPAELRERHDLIPLPEALELIHRPRSQADRERAQSRLRWDEAFVLQVALAQRRAADSALPAKPRKPRAGGLLDAFDARLPFTLTEGQQKVSAEIAADLATEHPMHRLLQGEVGSGKTLVALRAMLAVVDAGGQAVLLAPTEVLAQQHHRSIVEMMGDLAEGGLLGGSELGTRVALLTGSMGAPARRQALLDMACGDAGIAIGTHALIEEKVQFQDLGLVVVDEQHRFGVEQRDALRAKGEQPPHLLVMTATPIPRTVAMTVFGDLETSVLDQLPAGRSPISTHVVPALEKPNFLTRAWERVREEVGKGHQAYVVCPRIGDEEPAADPKAKKKRKAVEEDFEEVADLGAASDERRPPLSVVETAEMLVKGPLSGLRVEILHGRLAPEAKDEVMRRFAAGEVDVLVATTVIEVGVNVPNSTVMVIMDADRFGVSQLHQLRGRVGRGSAAGLCLLVSEMPGGSAARARLDAVAGTLDGFELSRIDLEQRREGDVLGQAQSGVKSSLKVLSVLEDEEVILTARTEATRLVAEDPDLAAHPELRTALESLLDEDRAAYMEKG, encoded by the coding sequence ATGGGCGCTCTCGATGAACCACTGACCAAGCTCGTCGGCGACCGTACCGCGAAGGTGCTCGCCGACAGCCTCAAGCTGCGCACGGTCGGGGACCTGCTGCACCACTATCCGCGCCGCTACGTCGAGCGCGGCCAGCTCACCAGCCTGGACGAGCTGGAGATCGACGAGCACGTCACGGTGCTGGCCCGGATCGAGAAGGTCACCCTGATCCCGTTCCGCGGCCGCAAGGGCGACCGGCTGGAGGTCGTCGTCACCGACGGCCGCAGCCGGCTCTCGCTGGTCTTCTTCAACCAGGGCTGGCGGCAGAAGGAGCTCAGGGCCGGTGCCCAGGGCCTGTTCGCGGGCAAGGTCGGCGTCTTCAACCGCACCCGCCAGCTGGTCTCGCCCGACTACCAGCTGCTCGACGAGGACGCCACCGCATCGACTGGAGCCGGGTCCGCCGCGCAGCAGTTCGCCGGCCGGCTCATCCCGGTGTACGGCGCCAGCGCGCAGATGCCCAGTTGGAAGCTGTCGATCTGCGTCGAGACCGCGCTCACCAAGCACCTCGGCGACGTCGGCGAGCCGCTGCCCGCCGAACTGCGCGAGCGGCACGACCTGATCCCGCTGCCCGAGGCGCTGGAGCTGATCCACCGCCCGCGCAGCCAGGCCGACCGCGAACGCGCCCAGAGCCGGCTGCGCTGGGACGAGGCCTTCGTCCTCCAGGTCGCCCTCGCCCAGCGCCGGGCAGCCGACTCCGCGCTGCCAGCCAAGCCGCGCAAGCCCCGGGCGGGCGGCCTGCTGGACGCCTTCGACGCCCGGCTGCCGTTCACCCTCACCGAGGGCCAGCAGAAGGTGTCCGCCGAGATCGCCGCCGACCTGGCGACCGAGCACCCGATGCACCGGCTGCTCCAGGGCGAGGTCGGCTCCGGGAAGACCCTCGTCGCGCTGCGCGCGATGCTCGCCGTGGTGGACGCCGGCGGTCAGGCCGTGCTGCTCGCGCCCACCGAGGTGCTGGCCCAGCAGCACCACCGTTCGATCGTCGAGATGATGGGCGACCTCGCCGAGGGCGGCCTGCTCGGCGGCTCCGAACTCGGCACCCGGGTGGCGCTGCTGACCGGCTCGATGGGCGCCCCGGCCCGCCGCCAGGCGCTGCTGGACATGGCCTGCGGGGACGCCGGGATCGCCATCGGCACCCACGCGCTGATCGAGGAGAAGGTCCAGTTCCAGGACCTCGGCCTGGTCGTGGTGGACGAGCAGCACCGCTTCGGCGTCGAGCAGCGGGACGCGCTGCGCGCCAAGGGCGAGCAGCCGCCCCACCTGCTGGTGATGACCGCCACCCCGATCCCGCGCACCGTCGCGATGACCGTCTTCGGAGACTTGGAGACCTCCGTCCTGGACCAGCTCCCGGCCGGCCGTTCGCCGATCTCCACCCACGTCGTGCCCGCGCTGGAGAAGCCCAACTTCCTCACCCGGGCCTGGGAACGGGTCCGCGAGGAGGTCGGCAAGGGCCACCAGGCGTACGTGGTCTGCCCCCGGATCGGGGACGAGGAGCCGGCGGCCGACCCGAAGGCGAAGAAGAAGCGCAAGGCCGTCGAGGAGGACTTCGAGGAGGTCGCTGACCTCGGCGCCGCGAGCGACGAACGACGGCCCCCGCTCTCGGTGGTGGAGACCGCCGAGATGCTGGTGAAGGGCCCGCTGAGCGGCCTGCGGGTGGAGATCCTGCACGGCCGGCTCGCGCCGGAGGCCAAGGACGAGGTGATGCGCCGGTTCGCGGCGGGGGAGGTGGACGTCCTGGTCGCCACCACCGTCATCGAGGTCGGCGTGAACGTCCCCAACTCCACCGTGATGGTCATCATGGACGCCGACCGCTTCGGCGTCTCCCAGCTCCACCAGCTGCGCGGCCGGGTCGGCCGGGGCAGCGCGGCGGGCCTGTGCCTGCTGGTCAGCGAGATGCCCGGGGGCAGCGCCGCCCGGGCCCGGCTGGACGCGGTGGCCGGCACCCTGGACGGCTTCGAGCTGTCCCGGATCGACCTCGAACAGCGCCGCGAGGGCGACGTGCTGGGCCAGGCGCAGTCCGGGGTGAAGTCCTCGCTCAAGGTGCTCTCGGTGCTGGAGGACGAGGAGGTCATCCTCACCGCCCGGACCGAGGCCACCCGGCTGGTCGCCGAGGACCCGGACCTGGCCGCCCACCCGGAGCTGCGCACCGCGCTGGAGAGCCTGCTCGACGAGGACCGCGCGGCCTACATGGAGAAGGGCTGA
- a CDS encoding Lrp/AsnC family transcriptional regulator, whose amino-acid sequence MVQAYILIQTEVGKATAVAETISKIPGVITAEDVTGPYDVIVKAEAETVDDLGRMVVAKVQKVEGITRTLTCPVVHL is encoded by the coding sequence GTGGTACAGGCATACATCCTGATCCAGACCGAGGTAGGAAAGGCCACCGCGGTGGCCGAGACCATCTCGAAGATCCCCGGCGTGATCACCGCCGAGGACGTCACCGGTCCGTACGACGTGATCGTCAAGGCCGAGGCCGAGACGGTGGACGACCTGGGCCGCATGGTGGTCGCCAAGGTCCAGAAGGTGGAGGGCATCACCCGCACCCTCACCTGCCCGGTGGTCCACCTGTAG
- a CDS encoding D-alanine--D-alanine ligase family protein, whose product MSIEQSSPNPSAPKPRVALVFGGRSSEHAISVSTAGSVLRAIDRDKYDVLPIGITHEGRWALTSDEPARMAITDGRLPDVAHVAEAVDGQVTLPVSPGSREVLLSEPESAPKALGEVDVVFPLLHGPWGEDGTLQGLLELSGVPYVGNGVLASAAGMDKEFAKRILASHGLGVGHYTVVRPREWETEQGRAAVRERVAELGLPVFVKPCRAGSSIGITKVRDLAELDAAIEEARRHDPKLIIEAGVSGREIECGVLEFEDGPRASVPAEVLVGEGFDFYDFEAKYIDSSEVRIPAELTDAEVAEIRRQAVAAFEAFGCEGLARVDFFLLEDGSWMINEINTMPGFTPISAYPKMWEASGISYAELIDRLLQSALRRSTGLR is encoded by the coding sequence ATGAGCATCGAACAGTCCTCCCCGAACCCGTCCGCCCCGAAGCCGCGCGTGGCGCTGGTATTCGGCGGGCGCAGCTCCGAGCACGCGATCTCGGTCTCCACCGCGGGCAGCGTTCTCCGGGCGATCGACCGTGACAAGTACGACGTGCTGCCGATCGGCATCACCCACGAGGGCCGCTGGGCGCTGACCAGCGACGAGCCGGCCCGGATGGCGATCACCGACGGCAGGCTGCCGGACGTGGCGCACGTCGCCGAGGCCGTCGACGGGCAGGTCACGCTGCCGGTCTCCCCGGGTAGCCGGGAGGTGCTGCTGAGCGAGCCGGAAAGCGCCCCCAAGGCCCTCGGCGAGGTCGACGTGGTGTTCCCGCTGCTGCACGGGCCGTGGGGCGAGGACGGCACCCTGCAGGGCCTGCTGGAGCTCTCCGGCGTCCCGTACGTCGGCAACGGCGTGCTGGCCAGCGCGGCCGGCATGGACAAGGAGTTCGCCAAGCGGATCCTGGCCTCGCACGGCCTGGGCGTCGGCCACTACACCGTGGTGCGGCCGCGCGAGTGGGAGACCGAGCAGGGCCGCGCCGCCGTGCGCGAGCGGGTCGCCGAGCTCGGCCTGCCGGTGTTCGTGAAGCCCTGCCGGGCCGGCTCCAGCATCGGCATCACCAAGGTCAGGGACCTGGCCGAGCTGGACGCCGCGATCGAGGAGGCCCGCCGGCACGACCCCAAGCTGATCATCGAGGCGGGCGTGTCCGGTCGCGAGATCGAGTGCGGCGTGCTGGAGTTCGAGGACGGCCCGCGGGCCAGCGTCCCGGCCGAGGTGCTGGTCGGCGAGGGCTTCGACTTCTACGACTTCGAGGCCAAGTACATCGACTCCTCGGAGGTGCGGATCCCGGCCGAGCTGACCGACGCGGAGGTCGCGGAGATCCGGCGCCAGGCGGTGGCCGCGTTCGAGGCGTTCGGCTGCGAGGGCCTGGCCCGGGTGGACTTCTTCCTGCTGGAGGACGGCTCCTGGATGATCAACGAGATCAACACCATGCCGGGCTTCACCCCGATCTCCGCCTACCCGAAGATGTGGGAGGCCAGCGGGATCTCGTACGCGGAGCTGATCGACCGGCTGCTGCAGAGCGCGCTGCGCCGCTCGACCGGGCTGCGGTAG
- a CDS encoding thiamine-phosphate kinase, producing the protein MQGTVGELGEFGLIRELTARVPLTDAVDLGPGDDAAVVKAPDGRVVATTDVLIENRHFRRDWSTAYDVGRKAAAQNLADVAAMGAVPTAILLGLVAPADLPTTWATELMDGLRDECQVAGATVVGGDVVRGDTVTLAITALGDLQGRAAVTRSGAQVGDVVAVSGWLGWSAAGLTVLQRGFRSPRAFVEAHRRPEPPYHAGPAAAELGATSMIDVSDGLVADLGHVARASEVDIDLKAADFDVPAQMADIGQAVGVDPLVWVLSGGEDHAIVATFPRGVQLPSRWRVVGEVTGRPRGSRSGRVTVDGAPWDRVGGWDHFAE; encoded by the coding sequence ATGCAGGGGACCGTGGGCGAGCTCGGCGAGTTCGGCCTCATCAGGGAGCTGACCGCCCGGGTACCGCTCACCGACGCGGTCGACCTCGGCCCCGGGGACGACGCCGCGGTGGTGAAGGCCCCGGACGGCCGGGTGGTGGCCACCACGGACGTGCTGATCGAGAACCGGCACTTCCGCCGGGACTGGTCCACCGCCTACGACGTGGGCCGCAAGGCCGCCGCCCAGAACCTCGCCGACGTGGCCGCGATGGGCGCGGTGCCGACCGCGATACTGCTCGGGCTGGTCGCCCCCGCCGACCTGCCGACCACCTGGGCCACCGAGCTGATGGACGGGCTGCGCGACGAGTGCCAGGTCGCCGGGGCGACGGTGGTCGGCGGCGACGTGGTGCGCGGCGACACCGTCACGCTGGCGATCACGGCGCTCGGCGACCTCCAGGGGCGCGCGGCGGTGACGCGCTCCGGCGCTCAGGTCGGCGACGTGGTCGCGGTGAGCGGATGGCTCGGCTGGTCGGCGGCCGGACTCACCGTCCTGCAGCGCGGCTTCCGCTCCCCGCGCGCCTTCGTCGAGGCGCACCGCCGGCCCGAGCCGCCGTACCACGCGGGCCCGGCCGCGGCCGAGTTGGGCGCGACCTCGATGATCGACGTGAGCGACGGACTGGTCGCCGACCTCGGCCACGTGGCCCGGGCCAGCGAGGTGGACATCGACCTCAAGGCCGCCGACTTCGACGTCCCGGCGCAGATGGCCGACATCGGACAGGCGGTCGGGGTGGACCCGTTGGTCTGGGTGCTGTCCGGCGGCGAGGACCACGCGATCGTGGCGACCTTCCCGCGCGGGGTCCAACTCCCGTCCCGCTGGCGGGTGGTGGGCGAGGTGACCGGTCGCCCGCGGGGCTCGCGCAGTGGCCGGGTGACGGTGGACGGCGCGCCCTGGGACCGGGTCGGCGGCTGGGACCACTTCGCCGAGTGA
- a CDS encoding DUF3515 domain-containing protein — translation MARELRIPEALTALPAPVRWLALPVVLTCTVVALVGSWSSADPDIQVPQPSGRAADYCRALAGALPQELLGRPREDPSPASPYVAVWGGSPRTVLRCGVDRPEELDGPHAEDWSPTVDGVTWWSQKLSDGGYRFVTTMRAAYVEVTVPAGAAQNPFDPAAALTPEVKANIPG, via the coding sequence GTGGCCAGAGAACTCCGCATCCCCGAGGCACTGACCGCGCTTCCGGCGCCGGTCCGTTGGCTGGCCCTGCCGGTGGTACTGACCTGCACCGTGGTGGCCCTGGTCGGCAGTTGGAGTTCGGCCGACCCGGACATCCAGGTGCCGCAGCCCTCCGGCCGGGCGGCCGACTACTGCCGGGCACTGGCCGGCGCGCTCCCGCAGGAGCTGCTCGGCCGCCCCCGCGAGGACCCGTCGCCCGCCTCGCCGTACGTGGCCGTCTGGGGCGGTTCGCCCCGGACGGTGCTGCGGTGCGGCGTCGACCGGCCGGAGGAGCTGGACGGCCCGCACGCCGAGGACTGGTCCCCGACCGTCGACGGCGTCACCTGGTGGTCGCAGAAGCTGAGCGACGGCGGCTACCGCTTCGTGACGACCATGCGCGCCGCCTACGTCGAGGTGACCGTGCCGGCCGGCGCAGCGCAGAACCCCTTCGACCCGGCGGCCGCCCTGACCCCGGAGGTCAAGGCCAACATCCCCGGCTGA